One genomic window of Solanum stenotomum isolate F172 chromosome 9, ASM1918654v1, whole genome shotgun sequence includes the following:
- the LOC125877148 gene encoding putative protein FAR1-RELATED SEQUENCE 10 has product MEILAAKPLNNIWIRRQQCPCGDWKCYIKADGDDHTANVSQMTKSETASSLSQDVVFTPYVGQIFKSDDEAFEYYSNFARKNGFSIRKARSTESQNLGIYRRDFVCYRSGFNQPRKKANVEHPRDRKSVRCGCDAKLYLTKEIVDGVAQWYVSQFSNVHNHELLEDDQVRLLPAYRKIQVADQERILLLSKAGFPVNRIVKVLELEKGVQPGQLPFIEKDVRNFVRTCKKTVQENDALITEKRENDLLELLEACKASEQKDEGFVYSFTTDENGRVENIAWSYGHSLQAYSFFGDAVIFDTTYRSITYNMLFGVWFGIDNHGNALFLGCVLLQDETSQSFSWALQSFVRFMRGRQPQTIVTDIDSGLRDAIASEMPNTKHVICIWQVLSKLSSWFSSPLGLQYPDFKSEFDMLCRLENVEDFEHQWNQLVARFGLGSDKHIALLLSYRASWPISYMRNFFLARTMTIEYWKLVETFMKNILTPQSSLLLFFEQVGLVCNFGNHKKEKQLYMPAKTCLPLEEHARSILTPYAFNIMQHEVMLSMQYAITEMANSSYLVRHYKKMEAECLVIWIHEDEQVHCSCKEFEHSGILCRHSIRVLVSKNYFQVPEKYFPLRWRLESSLASLDDSVIQSSANEYFQVFHALSGSLYSESFISKQRFNYVNRELKQLLEQIQKMPTVDEVAVSSAPINVSEL; this is encoded by the exons ATGGAGATTTTGGCAGCAAAGCCATTGAATAACATATGGATTAGGAGACAGCAATGCCCTTGTGGAGATTGGAAGTGTTACATTAAAGCTGATGGAGATGATCACACAGCAAATGTTTCTCAAATGACAAAGAGTGAAACAGCATCGTCTTTGTCCCAAGATGTTGTCTTTACTCCATATGTTGGGCAGATATTTAAAAGTGATGATGAAGCATTTGAATATTATAGCAACTTTGCTAGGAAGAATGGGTTTTCTATTAGGAAAGCGCGTTCAACGGAAAGCCAAAATTTGGGGATTTATAGAAGGGATTTTGTGTGTTACCGGTCTGGATtcaatcaaccaaggaagaaggCTAATGTGGAACATCCTAGGGATAGGAAATCAGTAAGGTGTGGATGTGATGCGAAGTTGTACTTGACAAAAGAAATTGTTGATGGTGTAGCACAATGGTATGTTTCTCAGTTTAGTAATGTTCATAATCATGAATTATTGGAAGATGATCAAGTTCGACTACTTCCTGCTTACCGAAAAATCCAAGTGGCTGACCAGGAACGGATTCTTTTGCTGTCCAAAGCTGGGTTTCCTGTCAATCGGATAGTGAAGGTGCTGGAATTAGAAAAAGGAGTTCAACCGGGGCAGTTGCCTTTCATAGAAAAAGATGTCAGAAATTTTGTCAGGACATGTAAGAAAACTGTTCAGGAGAATGATGCTTTGATCacagagaaaagagaaaatgatcTTTTGGAGCTTCTTGAGGCTTGCAAAGCATCAGAACAAAAGGATGAGGGGTTTGTTTACAGCTTTACTACTGATGAAAATGGCAGAGTGGAAAACATCGCATGGTCATATGGACACTCACTTCAAGCATATTCGTTTTTTGGTGATGCTGTCATTTTTGACACTACATACCGCTCTATCACGTATAATATGCTATTTGGTGTGTGGTTTGGAATTGACAATCATGGGAATGCACTTTTTCTTGGATGTGTTCTGCTGCAAGATGAGACATCACAATCATTCTCTTGGGCCTTACAG TCTTTTGTTCGATTCATGAGAGGGAGACAACCTCAGACAATCGTGACTGATATAGATTCAGGGCTAAGAGATGCTATAGCAAGCGAGATGCCTAACACTAAGCATGTTATATGTATATGGCAAGTTCTCTCAAAATTATCTAGTTGGTTCTCCTCGCCTCTTGGATTACAGTATCCAGATTTTAAATCTGAGTTTGATATGTTATGTCGACTGGAAAATGTAGAGGACTTTGAGCATCAATGGAATCAACTGGTTGCTCGGTTTGGACTTGGTTCAGATAAGCACATCGCTCTTCTTCTCTCTTATCGAGCATCCTGGCCGATTTCTTACATGCGGAACTTTTTCCTGGCTCGAACAATGACCATTGAGTATTGGAAATTGGTAGAGACATTCATGAAGAATATCTTGACCCCTCAATCAAGCTTACTATTATTCTTTGAACAG GTTGGTTTGGTGTGCAACTTTGGGAATCATAAGAAGGAAAAGCAACTTTATATGCCTGCTAAGACTTGCCTGCCTCTTGAAGAACATGCAAGGAGTATTCTTACGCCTTATGCCTTCAATATCATGCAGCATGAGGTTATGCTGTCTATGCAATATGCAATAACAGAAATGGCTAATAGCTCATATCTTGTGAGGCATTATAAGAAAATGGAAGCAGAGTGTCTTGTTATTTGGATTCATGAAGATGAGCAAGTTCACTGCTCTTGTAAGGAATTTGAGCACTCTGGCATTTTGTGCCGCCATTCTATTCGAGTGCTAGTATCTAAGAACTACTTTCAAGTcccagaaaaatattttccacttCGATGGAGACTAGAGAGTTCCTTAGCTTCCCTGGATGATTCAGTCATTCAAAGTAGTGCTAATGAGTATTTTCAAGTTTTCCATGCTCTTAGTGGAAGTCTATATTCAGAATCATTCATCTCTAAGCAGCGTTTTAATTATGTTAATAGAGAGCTCAAACAGCTCCTTGAGCAAATACAGAAAATGCCTACTGTAGATGAAGTTGCTGTGAGTTCAGCACCTATTAATGTTAGTGAACTCTAG